One region of Eupeodes corollae chromosome 1, idEupCoro1.1, whole genome shotgun sequence genomic DNA includes:
- the LOC129940820 gene encoding uncharacterized protein LOC129940820, which yields MEDYDPVSTPLDNNQKLITETHQPSKHEIDYMKTVPYQEAIGSILYATQVSRPDLFFAVGAFSRFNNNSSKSYWIAVKRLFRYIKGTIIYKLEYTRDIEGCLEGFSDAEWVSDSDDRKSTTGYLFKYQGGPISWKTRKTKTNK from the coding sequence ATGGAGGATTATGATCCGGTATCCACACCCTTAGATAATAACCAAAAGCTTATAACAGAAACACACCAGCCAAGCAAACACGAAATTGATTACATGAAAACCGTTCCATATCAAGAAGCTATTGGAAGCATTTTATACGCAACACAAGTAAGTCGCCCAGACTTATTCTTTGCAGTGGGGGCTTTTtcaagatttaataataattcttcaaaatcTTATTGGATAGCGGTTAAACGACTTTTCCGTTATATAAAAGGAACAATAATTTACAAGCTAGAATACACTCGAGACATTGAAGGATGTTTAGAAGGATTTTCGGATGCTGAATGGGTTAGTGACTCAGATGACAGAAAATCAACTACAGGTTATCTCTTTAAATACCAAGGAGGACCTATTTCGTGGAAAAcacgcaaaacaaaaacaaacaaatga